The sequence below is a genomic window from bacterium.
TCGGGCGGGCGCTGAGCCTTGGGCCGGCTCCGAGTGACTGCGGCCGACGCCACTGGAGCCACGGTGTCCGCCGCGGCTGCGGTTTCGTCGGTTTCGATCACGTCCTCCAGAGCCTCGTCGATGACGCTACGCAGCTCGTCCAGCTCGAAGGGTCTGCCGCCCTCGCGGATGTGTTTTTCGACGATCCATCGGATCAGGCGTCGGCTTTGGGCGTCGAGCTCGACGAAACGGACGCCCATGCCCGCCGGCCGTTCTTTGTCCTCGTCCCGATAGCGCGTCCAGACAACCTGGGCCTTGCCACGGATCAGTTTCCAATCGTCGGCGACGCTGAACTCGAACGTGAAAGTCGTACCCGGAGGGTGCGGCTTTTCGGAAACGATGAACATCCCGGTGGTGGAGATGTTGGTCGAGTACTCGGTGACGAAGGTGTCGAACCTGGGAACCCGAATCGTGACCTCTCGTTCCAGCGCAATACGCCTGGAGTCGATGGAAGCCTGTCTATTGCTGGTTGTAGGCATTGCTTGGGCCGATCGGCGGAACGCGAATTATAGCGGAATCACTTCAACGTGGCGGTTCCCGGAATGGAGCTCTTCGCGACGCGGTGATAAACTATTGATGAATGACACGGCTTTTCCTTGTCGTAGGGGGCTTGGTTCTTTTTCCGGCAGCAGGTCGAGCCGACCGCATCCTGCTGGAGAACGGCAAGAGCTTCGATGACGTGGTCCTGGTGTCGCAGACTCAGGCCCAGGTCCGGTTTCGGGTGGCCTCGGGTGAGATGAGCTTGCCGTCGTCTTGGGTGATGCGCGTGGAACGGGCACCTGGAGCTCTGGCGGAGTACCTGGCCCGTGCGCAGAGTCTCGCCGCAGACCCTGAGGCTCCGGCGCAGGCCTGGCTCGGCCTGGCGCGCTGGGCTCGGGCCCGAGACTTGGACCACGGCTTCCGCGAGGCGCTCCTGATGGCCGGGGAACTGGAGCCGAAACTCGAGGAACTGTTGCCCCTGATGGCCCGAATCGGCTATCGGCTGGATCCGGAGACCCACGTTTGGTTACATGGAGGGCCGGCGCGGCCAACCGGGGGCCGCGAGCCGACTGATCGGGCCAGGCCGGCGAGCGAGGAGGCCGGTTTTCGGACCAGGAGCGAGGAACAGATCGCCGAAGGGCTGACCCGGGCGCTCGAAACGCTCGCCGAGGCGGAGCTCGAGAGAACCCGAGGGAGAAGCGCGCCGAGAGAGCCCGAATTCCGCAGCCCGCCGCGAGCGCGAACCGCTTTCTATCCGCTGGTTTCCGTACCCGTGGCCTACGCGGCGACCGGGTGGGTCTTTCCGGGTGTACCGCTCAGGCCGTCGGATTCGGACCCCGGCGATCCGATTATCCGCAGGCCCGCCAATCCTCAGGCGCGAGCGCTGCTCTCGAGACCTCCCGGAAGCCTGCTGCCGGTCTCGGCCTACCGGCACTAGCCGATCGAGCGGAACACTAGTGGGAGTAGTCCGGCTCTTCCGACCCGGTGCCGTCGTCCAGCAAGTACTTCTCAAAGAACAGGACGACGATCGCGCGATACAAGTCGGAGTTCTCCTTTTTCCGGAAGCCGTGACCCTCGTTGAGGGCGTTCATGTACCAGACGTCGTAGCCGGCCTCTCGGACCGCCTTCACGATCTGCTGTGATTCGGTTACCGGCACCCGCGGGTCGTTCTGCCCCTGGGCGACGAAGAGCGGAACCGTCATCTTGTGAGCGTTCTTGTTCGGGCTGATCTTTTCGAGGAAGCTGCGCATTTCGGGATCGCGCTCATCGCCGTACTCTACGCGGCGCAGGTCACGCCGGTAGTCCTGCGTGTTTTCGAGAAACGTCACGAAGTTGCTGATGCCGACGATATCCACGGCCGCTTTTAGACGACCGCTGTAGTGGACCAGACTGGCGAGCACCATGTAGCCGCCGTAGCTGCCGCCGTAGACGGCGACCCGAGAGGAGTCCAGGTCAGGCCGCGTAGCGATCCAATCGAGCAACGCGCCAATGTCCTTGACGGAGTCTTCCCGCTTGAAGCCGTTGTCGAGCCGCACATAATCCCGGCCGTAGCCGCTCGAGCCGCGCACGTTCGGGGCAATGACGGCGGCGCCAAGTTTCGAGATCCACATCTGGACCGTGCTTCGAAACCTGGGCCGGAACTGGCCTTCGGGCCCGCCGTGAATCCATACGATCACCGGAAACGGGCCCTCGCCCTCCGGGCGGTAGACGAAAGCCGGAATCTGCCGGGGGTCGCCGTCGACCCGATCGAAGGTCGGATAGCTGATCAGCTCCGGGGCAGCGAAGGAGTCGCTGTCGAGGCCACCGACCTCGCTGAAGGTCCAGCGAACGAGCTCTCCCGATTCGAGCCGATCGTCACCCAGCGCGAGGGTGAAGACGTCGCTCGGCGACGTCGCGGTGTCGAGCACCAGAGCGAGCCGATCACCCGCCGGGC
It includes:
- a CDS encoding S9 family peptidase; the protein is MAFQSTRRNGKSNDIWILEPNAPESARLALAAEDGSWWAASDWSKDDTRLLVRQYVSITDSRVQLLDLSTGERRLLLGGAAEPARTLGIDPVFSADGKGIYVATDIGSDVTRLGYLDLASGELEVITDEIGWDVSAFTMNDDRSQAAFVVNEGGIDRLHLIDTQTREYAVVESIPIGVIRGMAFSPAGDRLALVLDTATSPSDVFTLALGDDRLESGELVRWTFSEVGGLDSDSFAAPELISYPTFDRVDGDPRQIPAFVYRPEGEGPFPVIVWIHGGPEGQFRPRFRSTVQMWISKLGAAVIAPNVRGSSGYGRDYVRLDNGFKREDSVKDIGALLDWIATRPDLDSSRVAVYGGSYGGYMVLASLVHYSGRLKAAVDIVGISNFVTFLENTQDYRRDLRRVEYGDERDPEMRSFLEKISPNKNAHKMTVPLFVAQGQNDPRVPVTESQQIVKAVREAGYDVWYMNALNEGHGFRKKENSDLYRAIVVLFFEKYLLDDGTGSEEPDYSH